One Hordeum vulgare subsp. vulgare chromosome 4H, MorexV3_pseudomolecules_assembly, whole genome shotgun sequence DNA window includes the following coding sequences:
- the LOC123448739 gene encoding endoglucanase 9-like gives MSMYGRDPWGGPLEICHDSATDDDRSRNLDLDRAALSRTLDETQQSWLLAGPGDQGRKKKRYVDLGCLLVSRKLFLWTLGLLLAAAALAGIAAGIAKAVPRHHAPPTPPDQFTLALRKALMFFNAQKSGKLPKHNNVPWRGDSCLKDGRSDEAFRRDLSGGYYDGGGAVKFNFPSAFSMTLLSWSVIEYSTKYEAAGELGHVRDTIKWGADYLLKTFNSTAHSIDRLVAQVGSAAISPGSSQPNDHYCWMRPEDIDYPRPVTECHTCPDLGAEMAAALAAASIVFKDNRAYSHKLLHGATTVWEFARKGGSRSAYSALRSDAAKFYNSTGYWDEYMWGGSWMYLATGNSSYLQFATSVELAKNVHVFSRPPNYGVFSWDNKLPGAQVLLSRLRLFLSPGYPYEEMLRTYHNQTSTIMCSYLPDFRSFNRTKGGLIQLNHGQPQPLQYVVNAAFLASLFSDYLEAADTPGWYCGPHFYSIEVLRSFARTQMEYILGKNPLKMSYVVGHGKHYPKRVHHRGASIPKKKGIHPGCKGGWTWRDTKKPNPHIIVGAMVAGPDRHDGFKDIRKNRNYTEPTLAGNAGLVAALVALSGEGHGVDKNTMFSAVPPMFPSPPPPPAPWKP, from the exons ATGAGCATGTACGGGAGGGACCCGTGGGGCGGCCCGCTCGAGATATGCCACGACTCGGCCACGGACGACGACCGGAGCCGGAACCTCGACCTCGACCGGGCGGCGCTCTCGCGGACGCTCGACGAGACGCAGCAGAGCTGGCTGCTCGCGGGGCCCGGGGACCAGGGCCGCAAGAAGAAGCGCTACGTCGACCTCGGATGCCTCCTCGTCAGCCGCAAGCTCTTCCTCTGGACGCTCGGCttgctcctcgccgccgccgccctcgcggGGATCGCCGCGGGGATAGCCAAGGCCGTCCCCAGGCACCACGCCCCGCCCACGCCGCCGGACCAATTCACCCTCGCGCTGCGCAAGGCGCTCATGTTCTTCAATGCCCAGAAAT CCGGGAAGCTACCGAAGCACAACAATGTACCATGGCGCGGTGACTCGTGCCTCAAGGACGGACGCTCGGACGAAGCATTCCGGCGAGACCTCTCGGGTGGCTACTATGACGGCGGGGGCGCTGTGAAATTCAACTTCCCATCTGCCTTCTCCATGACCCTCCTCAGCTGGAGCGTCATCGAGTACAGTACTAAGTACGAGGCTGCTGGGGAACTTGGCCATGTCCGTGACACAATTAAGTGGGGGGCCGACTACTTATTGAAGACCTTCAACTCCACGGCACATTCTATTGATCGCTTGGTTGCGCAG GTGGGTAGTGCTGCAATATCACCTGGTTCGAGTCAGCCCAATGATCATTATTGTTGGATGAGGCCAGAGGACATCGACTACCCACGTCCAGTCACCGAGTGCCACACTTGCCCTGATCTTGGTGCTGAGATGGCTGCAGCATTGGCCGCAGCATCCATTGTGTTCAAGGATAATAGGGCTTACTCCCACAAGCTGTTACATGGTGCTACCACCGTCTGGGAGTTTGCAAGGAAGGGAGGTAGTCGTTCAGCATATAGTGCACTCAGGTCAGATGCTGCAAAGTTCTACAATTCAACCGGTTACTGGGATGAATATATGTGGGGTGGTTCGTGGATGTACCTCGCAACTGGCAATTCATCGTACCTGCAGTTCGCAAcgagtgtcgagcttgcaaagaatGTTCATGTTTTCTCTCGCCCCCCGAACTATGGGGTGTTCAGCTGGGATAATAAGCTCCCTGGTGCACAG GTTCTTCTGAGCCGGTTAAGGCTCTTCTTGAGTCCTGGGTATCCATATGAAGAGATGTTAAGGACATACCACAATCAAACCAGCACCATCATGTGCTCTTACCTTCCAGATTTTAGATCTTTTAACAGAACAAAAG GTGGTTTGATACAGTTGAATCACGGGCAGCCACAACCGCTCCAGTATGTAGTCAATGCTGCATTCCTTGCTTCTCTGTTCAGTGACTATCTTGAGGCTGCAGATACCCCTGGGTGGTATTGTGGGCCCCATTTCTACTCCATCGAGGTTCTTCGCAGTTTTGCAAGGACTCAG ATGGAGTACATCTTGGGCAAAAATCCTTTGAAGatgagttatgtggtcgggcacGGAAAGCATTACCCCAAGCGTGTTCATCACCGTGGTGCGTCGATCCCGAAGAAGAAAGGTATTCACCCTGGCTGCAAAGGGGGGTGGACGTGGAgggacaccaagaagcccaaccCTCACATCATTGTTGGAGCTATGGTGGCTGGCCCTGATCGCCATGACGGGTTCAAAGACATCCGAAAGAACCGCAACTACACAGAACCAACCCTAGCGGGCAATGCTGGTCTAGTTGCTGCGTTGGTAGCTTTATCGGGTGAAGGCCATGGCGTGGACAAGAACACCATGTTCTCTGCTGTGCCGCCAATGTTCCCTTCGCCCCCGCCGCCTCCAGCACCATGGAAGCCATAA